From the genome of Deltaproteobacteria bacterium, one region includes:
- a CDS encoding glutamate synthase subunit beta: MGKPEYYFDKINRQDPPKRSVILRIKDFGDIYRPHMPKDLIAQASRCVNCGIPVCTDACPLTNSIPVWMEMLEDGALIEASRTAYETNPMPDVTGRVCPSDMLCEEGCVLKDQYESVTVREAERFISGVYYYEVMHEIKQSIGKNDIKVAIIGSGPAGLACADYLSRLGYSPTVFEKDASPGGLLFYGIPSFKLDKQLITRQVKTLEERGVRFTSNCEVGKDVTLKELEKAEYKAFFIGIGAKKEIDIPKTIERNAANVTTAYQFLSSINQPGLGPAVDVKGKKVLILGGGDTAVDCARAVVRRGAREVTCVYRESEEKRPGSKREYVNAMEEGVKMVESFTPERFNLGKDGNVKEVQFVGVDCAVADENGRILFKEIFTRKKTLKTDLVIISFGFVTELPAFIKETNIETDAMNRIKVNSHQMTSVSGVFAGGDIVRGSSLVVWALRDGREAAFGIKRYLGPE; this comes from the coding sequence ATGGGTAAACCTGAATACTATTTTGATAAGATAAACAGGCAAGATCCTCCAAAGAGAAGCGTTATTTTAAGGATTAAGGATTTTGGCGATATATACCGGCCGCATATGCCAAAAGACCTGATCGCCCAGGCTTCGCGATGCGTCAACTGCGGTATTCCTGTATGCACGGATGCGTGTCCTTTGACAAACAGTATACCTGTCTGGATGGAGATGCTGGAAGACGGAGCGCTCATTGAAGCATCGAGAACTGCCTATGAAACCAATCCCATGCCAGATGTGACTGGAAGAGTCTGTCCTTCTGACATGTTATGTGAAGAAGGCTGTGTCCTGAAAGATCAATATGAGTCGGTAACTGTTCGCGAGGCGGAGCGGTTCATTTCCGGGGTATATTATTACGAGGTCATGCATGAGATCAAGCAATCAATTGGTAAAAATGACATCAAGGTTGCAATCATAGGTTCGGGACCGGCCGGGCTGGCATGTGCGGATTACTTGAGCCGGCTCGGATATTCACCCACTGTATTTGAAAAGGACGCCTCCCCGGGAGGACTCCTTTTTTACGGTATCCCCTCCTTTAAACTGGATAAACAACTTATTACCAGACAGGTTAAGACCCTTGAAGAAAGAGGTGTCCGATTTACAAGTAATTGTGAGGTCGGCAAGGATGTAACCCTGAAAGAATTGGAAAAAGCCGAGTATAAAGCCTTTTTTATTGGAATTGGAGCAAAGAAAGAGATTGATATCCCGAAAACGATAGAAAGAAACGCCGCAAACGTTACAACGGCTTATCAATTCCTTAGCAGCATAAACCAGCCGGGTCTCGGACCTGCTGTTGATGTAAAAGGGAAAAAGGTCCTTATTCTCGGAGGCGGCGATACCGCTGTTGATTGCGCCAGAGCGGTTGTCAGAAGGGGCGCCCGTGAAGTCACCTGCGTCTATAGAGAATCCGAGGAAAAACGCCCTGGCAGCAAACGGGAATATGTCAATGCCATGGAAGAAGGGGTAAAGATGGTTGAAAGTTTTACACCCGAAAGATTTAATTTAGGCAAGGACGGAAATGTGAAGGAGGTCCAGTTTGTTGGCGTAGATTGTGCCGTTGCGGATGAAAACGGCCGGATTTTATTCAAGGAAATTTTTACAAGGAAAAAGACACTCAAGACTGACCTCGTTATCATTTCTTTTGGGTTTGTGACTGAACTTCCCGCTTTTATCAAAGAAACTAATATAGAGACGGACGCTATGAACAGGATAAAGGTTAATTCACATCAGATGACCAGTGTTAGTGGAGTTTTTGCCGGCGGAGATATAGTCAGAGGCTCAAGTCTGGTCGTTTGGGCCTTAAGGGATGGAAGAGAGGCCGCTTTTGGAATCAAACGATACCTCGGTCCGGAATAA